CGCGGCCGATCCTGCCGCGCGCTCCCGCTTCCTGCACGAAGCCCGCACGGCGGCCCGTCTGGCGCACCCGCACATCGTGCCGATCTACGCCGTCGAGGCGGAGGGGGCTCGCCCCTTCCTGGTCATGGCCCTGGTCGACGGGGAGACGCTGGGGTCACGGGTGCGCCGCCGCGGCGCGCTGCCACCAGACGAAGGGGAGCGGTTGCTGCGCGAGGTCGCCTGGGCGCTTGGCTACGCCCACGCCCAAGGGGTGGTGCACCGCGATCTGACCCTGGAGAACGTCCTCATCGAGCGCGACTCCGGGCGCGTGTTGCTCGGCGACTTCGGCCTCGCGACGGCGCTCGAGGCGATCGAGGCACAACCACGCTTCGGCACCCCAGGCTATCTCGCCCCCGAGGTGATTCGCGGCGAGCCGGCCACCCCCGCGAGCGATCTCTATGCCCTCGGCGTGGTGACCTGGCATGCGCTGGCGGGGCGAGCGCCATTCGAAGCGGAGACGGCAGCGGCCGTGCTCGCGAAGCACCTGGTGCAACCCGCGCCCGCGTTGGCACCACTCGCGCGCGGTGCGTCGCGCCGACTCGTCGCGGCCGTCGAGCAGTGCCTCGCGAAGGACGCCGACGCGCGACCTGCCGATGCGGCGACGCTGCTGGGCCTGTTGGAGCGCGCGCCGGAACCGGTCGCGATCGCGCCGGCGCTTCGGCATTGGTTCACACGCTGGGAACGCTTCCGGCCGATCTACTCGCTGGCGACGCCGATCCTCGCGCTGCAGACGTGGCTGTTGTTCTGGGGAGCCCAGCGGTTCGAATCGCGCGCGCTGCTCGTTGCGGCCGGGGTCTCGTCGGTGCTGAGCATCACGGCCATCCCGCTGCTGGCGCACCTCGGCTTCGAGGCGTGGGCGCTCCGTGCCCTGCACCGCGTCGGCTTCGGCATTGCGGACATTCGCGCGGCCTACCCCCATTGGCGCGACGCCCTCGAGCGCGAGCGGCGCAAGGAGGGCATCCCGCCGCTTCCCGGGCGCGTCGTCTTCGACCTGACGGTCGTCGGCGCCGTCGTGCTCGCGATCGTCTTCGGCTTCATCTATCCCAACATCGAATCGTGGTACAGCTGGAGTGCCGAGGCGATCTACGTGAAGTCCACGATCCTCACCCTGTCGAGCACGCTCTATCTCGCGACGCTCACCGGGGTCGGCATCGGCTTCGCCTCGCCGGGCTTCCGGATCGCGCCGAATGGTCGCTTCCGTCGGCTGGTCGAGCGCTTCTGGCAGTCGCGCTTCGCCGCGGCCGTGACGACGCTCGCCTCACTGGGCCAGCCGCAGCGCCTCGCGGCCGCCTCGACGCTCCATCGCAACACCGAGCTCGTCCTCGGCCTCGCCGTCGACGATCTCTGGCACGCGATCCCCGCGGCGCTGCGCGAGGGGCTCGGTGACGTGCCGGCGCTGGCGCACATGCTGCAAGCGAGTGCCGGCGAGCTGCGCGACATCGCCGACCGCCTCCGCGAGAGCGAGCGCGAGACCGACCACGACGAACTGGAGCAACGCCGGTTGACGACGTCGCGCGAGGCGGTCGAGCTGCGCCACCGCGAGGCCGTCGCCACGCTCGAGCGTCTGCGACTGCAGCTGCTCCGGTTGGTGGCCTCGAAGGAGCAGAGCCAGGAGTTGACCGCGCACCTTGCAGGCGCGCGCGAACTGGAGCAGTCGCTGCTGGTCGATCTCGCGGCCCACAACGAGGTGCGTGTGTTGCTCGGCCGCCCGGTGCGCCGCGCCGACGGGAGCTCCACGCCGACGCCCACCCCGAAGGCTGCGTGACGGCACCCGCCGACGAGGCGCAGCTCTTCGAGCGTTTGCAGGAGTCGCTGGCTGGCACCTGGTCCATCGAGCGTGAACTCGGTCGCGGCGGGATGGGTACCGTCTACCTCGCTCGCGACGTCGCGCTCGATCGGCCCGTGGCGCTGAAGGTGCTCCACCCCGCCCTCGCCGCCGACCCCGAGCAGCGCGAGCGCTTCCTCCGCGAGGCCCGCACCGGCGCCCGGCTCTCGCATCCGCACATCGTTCCGATCTATGCCGTGGAGGCCCAGGACGATCTGGTCTTCTTTGTGATGGGGCTGATTGACGGCGAGAGCGTCGGTGATCGGCTGCGTCGCGAAGGCCCGCTGCGGGGCGAGGACGCCGAACGCATCCTCCGCGAAGTGGCATGGGCGCTCTCCTACGCCCACGCGATGGGGATCGTCCATCGCGACGTCACCATCGAGAACATCCTCCTCGAACGGCAGACAGGCCGGGCCGTGCTGGCCGATTTCGGTATCGCCGCCGCGGTCGATCGCGACGGCGAGGAGCCGTTGCTCGGGACGCCATCGTACATCGCCCCCGAGGTGATCCAGGGCGCGCAGGCCACCGCCGCCAGCGACCTCTACGCGCTCGGCGTCACCGGCTGGACCATGCTCGCTGGGCACACCCCGTTCATGGCGGACGACACCCCGGCACTCCTCCTCAAGCACCTGACGGAACCGGTCCCGCCGCTCTTGCGGGCCGCGCCGGGCACCTCCTCGCGCTTGGCACGCGCGCTCGAGGCCGCGCTGGCAAAGGACCCCGACGAGCGCCCCGATGGTGCCGAGGCCTGGCTCGCCTTGGTGGCGGGCGATGGCGAACGGGTGGCGCTCGCGGATCCGCTTCGCCGCTGGGTCACGCGATGGGAAATGGTGCGCCCGTTCTACGCCCTCGGCATGTCGGTCACCGCGATGCTGAGCATCGGCGCCATGACCAACTTCAACAGCTTGCCCTTCTATGGTCGGTACGGCAGTCTGCTGTCCGCCGGCTTCTTTGCCGCGATGACCTTCGCCGTCATCGGCATCGTGCACCTCGGCATCGAGATGAGCCTGCTGCGCCGTCTCGCGAGTGCCGGCTTTCACCACGGTGACCTGGTGCAGGCGCTCGCACGGGCGCGTCAGGCGGCGCAACGCGTGGGGCGACGCACACCGTCGCTGCTTGGGCGGGTGGTCAACGACGTGGCGTGGCTGACCGGCCTCACCTGGCTCCTCCTTGCCATGGGCCTGGTGCCCTTCCTGTTGCCCTACTCGCCGACCGGCAGCGACTGGTCGCGCTTCGGGGACGTGATGGAACTCGCCGCCTCCATCAGCCAGTACTGCCTACTGACCTTCTTCTCCGGCCTCGGCTTCAATTTCCTGGTGCCCGCGTTCCACTTCACGCCGAATGGTCTCTGGGCACGCCTCCGCGACGGTTTCTGGGGTTCCGCCCTCGGCGCGGGGATGTTGAAGCTGGCCTCGTTCGGCCTCGGCAAGTCCGAGGGGACCGACCGCACGCTGCACCGCCCCACCGAACTGGTGCTCGACCTGGCCATCGAGGAGATGTGGCAGGCACTGCCCCCGAGCGCGCGTGAAGGCACCGCCGACCTGCCGAAGATTGCGCGGGCACTCAGCAACCGCGTCGCCGAGGCGCGCGAACTGCGCGCCGCGCTGCAGGGCCCGCGGGTGCGGCGCTCCGCCGAGGCCGACGCGCTCGACGCACGATTGGCCACGCGACAGGAGCGAGCGGTGATCGCGCTGGAGCGGCTCCGGATGGTGCTGGGTCGGGTCGGCGGCGCTGCGGCGATGAGTGGAGAACTCACGGCGAAGCTGCACGATGCGCGCGCGCTGGAGCAGGAGCTGTTGCTCGAGCTCGGGGCGCACGCCGAGGTGAAGCGGCTGCTGCGACAGGGGCGGGCGCCGAACAGGAGCCTGACGCCAAAGGCAACGCCGGCGTGACGGCGCGGGCCGAGTTCATCGCGCTGCAGCAGGCGCTGCTCGGCCGCTATTCACTCGAGCGTGAACTCGGCCGCGGCGGGATGGGGACCGTCTATCTGGCGCGCGACCTCCGCCTTGAGCGGCCGGTCGCGATCAAGGCGCTGCATCCCGCACTGGCCGCCGACCCCGAGGCGTGTGCCCGCTTCCTGCGCGAGGCTCGCACCGCCGCGGCGCTGGCCCATCCGCACATCGTGCCGATCTATGCCGTGGAGGAATCGGACGCGGCGCCGCTGCTGGTGATGGCGATGATCGACGGCGAGACGCTCGGGGCCAGGCTCCGGAGTCGCGGGCCACTGCCCACCGACGACGCCGCGCGCGTCCTCCGGGAGATCGCCTGGGCGCTCGACCACGCCCACGCCCACGGCGTGGTGCACCGAGATCTCACCCTCGACAACATCCTCATTGAGCGGCACACGGGGCGCGCGCTGCTCAGCGACTTCGGACTCGCGCAACGCAGTGATACCATCGACGCGGGACCGGTCTTCGGCACGCCGGGGTACCTCGCCCCCGAACTGATCCGCGGTGATGCGGCCACGCCGGCGAGTGATCTCTATGCCCTCGGCGTCGTGGGCTGGGCCGCGCTCACCGGCAAGCTCCCCTTCGCGGGGGATGCTTCGGCGGTGCTCGCGAAGCACCTGATGCAGCCGGCACCAGCGCTGGCGCCGCTCGCGCAGGGGGCGTCGCCGCGGCTGGTGGGTGGCATCATGCAATGCCTGGCGAAGGACCCCGATGCTCGCCCGGCGAGTGCCACGGCGTTCCTGGGGGCACTTGAGCGGGCGCCGGAGCCGATCGCGATCGCCGCGCCACTCCGGGGGTGGTTCACCCGGTGGGAGCGGATCGCGCCGATCTATTCGATCGCGACCCCACTCCTCGCCTTGCCCTCGTCCCTCCTGGCCTATGCGTTTTACCGCACGGTGGATCAGCGCGTTCTCGTGGCGATGATGGTCAGCACGGCGTTGTCCCTCTCGGCGATCCCGCTCGCCACCCACCTGATGTTCGAGTTCGCGCAGTGGCGACGTCTCCGCGGCGAAGGATTCACCCTGGCCGATGTCCAGGCGGCGCTCCCGCACTGGCGCGCTGCAGAGCGCATCCTGCAGGAGCGGGAGGGAATGCGGCCCCTCGCAAGCCGGGTGATTCTCGACCTGACCGTCGTCTTTGCCGCTACGATCCTGATCGACCTCCTGGTCATCGAGCCGAACATCAGCCTCCTGACATTCACTTCAGAGGCGGTGCGCATGTGGGTACTCGGCCTCACCGGCTTCATGCCGACGCTCTACCTCTTCACGATGATCGGCGTCGGGGTCGGCTTCGTGTCCCCCGGTTTCCGGATCTCGGCACAGGGAAAGGCCAGACGGCTGCTCGACCGATTCTGGGGCACGTCGGTGGCCCAGCGTTTCGCCGCGCTCGCCGGACGAGGGCAGCGTACCCTGGCCGCGAATGCCTCGACGCTGCACCGCCCCACCGAAATGGTCCTGGGCTTGGCCGTGGACGATCTGTGGCGTGCCATACCGGATGCCCTGCGCGCCGACCTCGGTGACGTCCCGGCACTCGCCCACACGCTGGAGCGGGGCGCGACCGAGTTGCGCGGGCTGATTACGTCGCTGCAGGAGAGCGAGGCGAGCGATGGGGTCTCCGATGTCGATCGCGCGGCAATCGTCGAGACGCGTCTCGGCCTTGAGGTGCGCCATCGCGAGACGATCGCCACGCTGGAGCGCGTGCGGCTGCAACTGCTCCGGCTGCTCGCGGACCGGCAGCAGACCGGCGCACTCACGCAGCAACTCGAGGCCGCGCGGGCCATCGAGGCGTCGCTCCACCGCGACGTCGCCGGGCACGCCGAGGTTCGCCGCTTGTTGCATCGGCCGAAGCGCACCACTAGTCCAGGCACGCCAACGCCGACACCACCGCCCGAGCGCGCCGCCGCATGAACACCGCCGCTTCGCCCGACGACGAGTT
The DNA window shown above is from Gemmatimonadota bacterium and carries:
- a CDS encoding serine/threonine protein kinase, with amino-acid sequence MALSPEFIALQESVLGRYSLERELGRGGMGTVYLARDVKLDRPVAIKFLHTDLAADPAARSRFLHEARTAARLAHPHIVPIYAVEAEGARPFLVMALVDGETLGSRVRRRGALPPDEGERLLREVAWALGYAHAQGVVHRDLTLENVLIERDSGRVLLGDFGLATALEAIEAQPRFGTPGYLAPEVIRGEPATPASDLYALGVVTWHALAGRAPFEAETAAAVLAKHLVQPAPALAPLARGASRRLVAAVEQCLAKDADARPADAATLLGLLERAPEPVAIAPALRHWFTRWERFRPIYSLATPILALQTWLLFWGAQRFESRALLVAAGVSSVLSITAIPLLAHLGFEAWALRALHRVGFGIADIRAAYPHWRDALERERRKEGIPPLPGRVVFDLTVVGAVVLAIVFGFIYPNIESWYSWSAEAIYVKSTILTLSSTLYLATLTGVGIGFASPGFRIAPNGRFRRLVERFWQSRFAAAVTTLASLGQPQRLAAASTLHRNTELVLGLAVDDLWHAIPAALREGLGDVPALAHMLQASAGELRDIADRLRESERETDHDELEQRRLTTSREAVELRHREAVATLERLRLQLLRLVASKEQSQELTAHLAGARELEQSLLVDLAAHNEVRVLLGRPVRRADGSSTPTPTPKAA
- a CDS encoding serine/threonine protein kinase; translated protein: MTAPADEAQLFERLQESLAGTWSIERELGRGGMGTVYLARDVALDRPVALKVLHPALAADPEQRERFLREARTGARLSHPHIVPIYAVEAQDDLVFFVMGLIDGESVGDRLRREGPLRGEDAERILREVAWALSYAHAMGIVHRDVTIENILLERQTGRAVLADFGIAAAVDRDGEEPLLGTPSYIAPEVIQGAQATAASDLYALGVTGWTMLAGHTPFMADDTPALLLKHLTEPVPPLLRAAPGTSSRLARALEAALAKDPDERPDGAEAWLALVAGDGERVALADPLRRWVTRWEMVRPFYALGMSVTAMLSIGAMTNFNSLPFYGRYGSLLSAGFFAAMTFAVIGIVHLGIEMSLLRRLASAGFHHGDLVQALARARQAAQRVGRRTPSLLGRVVNDVAWLTGLTWLLLAMGLVPFLLPYSPTGSDWSRFGDVMELAASISQYCLLTFFSGLGFNFLVPAFHFTPNGLWARLRDGFWGSALGAGMLKLASFGLGKSEGTDRTLHRPTELVLDLAIEEMWQALPPSAREGTADLPKIARALSNRVAEARELRAALQGPRVRRSAEADALDARLATRQERAVIALERLRMVLGRVGGAAAMSGELTAKLHDARALEQELLLELGAHAEVKRLLRQGRAPNRSLTPKATPA
- a CDS encoding serine/threonine protein kinase; the encoded protein is MTARAEFIALQQALLGRYSLERELGRGGMGTVYLARDLRLERPVAIKALHPALAADPEACARFLREARTAAALAHPHIVPIYAVEESDAAPLLVMAMIDGETLGARLRSRGPLPTDDAARVLREIAWALDHAHAHGVVHRDLTLDNILIERHTGRALLSDFGLAQRSDTIDAGPVFGTPGYLAPELIRGDAATPASDLYALGVVGWAALTGKLPFAGDASAVLAKHLMQPAPALAPLAQGASPRLVGGIMQCLAKDPDARPASATAFLGALERAPEPIAIAAPLRGWFTRWERIAPIYSIATPLLALPSSLLAYAFYRTVDQRVLVAMMVSTALSLSAIPLATHLMFEFAQWRRLRGEGFTLADVQAALPHWRAAERILQEREGMRPLASRVILDLTVVFAATILIDLLVIEPNISLLTFTSEAVRMWVLGLTGFMPTLYLFTMIGVGVGFVSPGFRISAQGKARRLLDRFWGTSVAQRFAALAGRGQRTLAANASTLHRPTEMVLGLAVDDLWRAIPDALRADLGDVPALAHTLERGATELRGLITSLQESEASDGVSDVDRAAIVETRLGLEVRHRETIATLERVRLQLLRLLADRQQTGALTQQLEAARAIEASLHRDVAGHAEVRRLLHRPKRTTSPGTPTPTPPPERAAA